Part of the Triticum aestivum cultivar Chinese Spring chromosome 4D, IWGSC CS RefSeq v2.1, whole genome shotgun sequence genome is shown below.
GCCAGCTTGATTCTCTTTGCACTGCTGGTTGTGGTTCTTGCCTGTGATGTCATGTTGTGCGGTCAGACTTGGGAGTTTCAGCGGATGTACGAGTTCTTGTCTCgactccgtaaggagtttgagccacGGCCGCTCAGCTATTAGCTCGTGGTCGTGTTTCTCTTATAGAGGCGCTTTCTGAGATTCGTGCCGAGGAGACTCGCCTATGTGGTGCTGGTTTACTTGAGGTTCCATCTGTGCTTGTTGATCGAGCTCCTGCTACGCCATCTGCTGCACCGGCTCTTTCCCGGTCCAGTACTCCGCCGCTCCTCCCCACTGCTCCTGGTGGCGAGGGTCGTTCTCGTACTCATTGTGGTTACTGCGACAAGGATGGTCATCCCGAGTCTGATTGCTTTACAAAGAAGTGGCACATGTGGCGCACATCTTCTGGGAGTCATGCTTGTACTTCAACATCTTCAACCATCGccttgactgagcaggatattGTGAGGCTTAAGCGGTTGCTTTCCGTTACAGGTTCTTCTTCGAGTGTTGCAGGTTCTATGACTGATGCTTCTGGCACTGAGCGACCATCACCTACACAATCAGGTACATCCCACATCCCGACTCTGATTCTTCCACCTTGTGCTCTCTTATATCTCTAAGATTTTCTTGTTCATGTTCTCACAGCTGATGGTACTCCTCTTTTTGTTGCTAGTCAAGGCACTCTTACCACTTTTTCTTTTTTCGTTcttgatgttgctcatgttccttaACTTGCCATGAACCTGTTTTCTGCTGGTCGGCTTACTGACTCTGGTTGTCGCGTCATTCTTGACGTTGATTCTTGTTCTGTTCAGAATCGCCGCACACACACCCGgattggggctggccctcgccacTGTGACTCTCAAGGTCTTTGAGAGTTAGACCGGCTTCACGTCCCTTTCACTGCCACCACTATTGCCAGTCCCTCTGCTTCCGTTGCTTCAGCTACCTGCTCCTTCCAACAGTGCCATCATCGACTCGGTCATCTTTGTGGTTCTCGTATGTTGcctttagttcgtcgaggtcttctggggtctgtctcagtaGATGTCTCTTCGAGTGTCAGGGTTGTAGGCTCGGCAACAGATTCAACTACCTTATAATACTAGTGAATTAGTGTCTCAACATCCTTTTGATTTAGTCcattcagatgtatggggtccagcTTCCTTCGCTTCGGAAGGGGGCCATCAATACTATATCATTTTTAtcgatgatttctctcgctacactggCTTTATTTTATGTCTTCTCGCAATGAGGTTCTCTCTCTATATAAGCATTTTCCTGCCATGGTCCACACTTAGTTCTCTATGCCTATTCGTGTGCTTTCGTGTTGACTCTGCTGGAAAGTATATCTCCAAGATGTTGCATCGTGTCCTTGTTAAGCAGGGTACTCTTATTCAGTTCTCTTTTCGTGGTGCTCACACTCAGAATGGTGTGGTTGAGCGCAAGCATCATCATCTTCTTGAGAGAGCTCGACCGTCACCTCTCTTCCGCCTCACTTTTGGGCTGAGGTTGTTTCCACtaccacctatctcatcaacattcaaccCTCAACTGCTCAATAGGGTGGCATTCCTTTCGAGCGTCTTTTTGATAGTTCTCCTGATTATTCGACGCATcatttgtttggttgtgtttgctatatTGTTGCCCCGcatgaacgcaccaaactgaccgctcagtcagtcgagtgtgtcttcttaggatacGGTGATGAGCATGaaggctatcgttgttgggatcatgTATTTCGTCGAATGCTTGTTTCTCGCGATGTGACTTCAGATGAGTCTTGTCCCTTCtacccacgtccatcttcttcgaCCTTTTCAGTGGACAATATCTTTTTCCTCACTTTTCCTTACACATCTCTCACTTTGCCCCCCCATCCCACACTCCTACTCATCCCACTGTTGCAGATCCGACACTGCCATCTCTTACTGTTTCCTCTTCTCCCTTGTTATCTTCATCTCTGATGgattctccatctccatctccatctccatcacaTGAGTCTGTTCTGATGGTTCATCCTCGTATCCCCTCTTTTCCTCGCTATTATACTCTCGTCGTCCACCTGTAGTGGATGAGTCTACTGATGTGCCATGTACTTCTTCTCAGCTGACTTATGATCCTCGTGATCGGCCTCGCCCCGCCATTGACCGCTATGGTTTTCCTAGTGCTGTTGTTGTTGAACCGACTTCTTATCATGATGTTATTCATCCTGAACGGCAATTGCaagcagaggagattgctgctcttgagctCAAACacgtgggatcttgtttctcttcctccatgTGTtcatcccatcacttgtaagtgggtctacaaggttacgactcactctgatggttctcttgagcgctacataGCCCGTCTTGTGGCTTGTGGCTTTcggcaggagcatggtcgtgattacgatgagacttttgctcctaTGGTCCATATGACCAAGGTTGTTAGAATCACGATCCTAttgtacgattctacgactttaagATCAAAACTAACCActctgattctacgattttggTTAGTAGAATCAACGTTTTTACGATTCTGATAGTTAAGAGAATCATGATTCTGACAACCTTCCATATGACCGTTGTTCGCACACTTCTTGTTGTGGCATCTTTTCACCATTGGTTTGTATCTCAGCTTGATGTAAGaatgcttttcttaatggtgagctgcgtgaggaggtttGCATGCAACCACCACTTGGGTATTCTGGTCCTCCTGATATGATTTGCCGTCTTTgccgctctctctatggccttaagcaagccccccatGCCAAGTTTGAGCGCTTCAACTCCATGGTGACTGCGCTGGTTTTTCGGGGAGTGCTCAGGATCCTACGTTGTTTGTCTGCCTTTCTACTCGTGGTCAGACTCTTCTATATGCTGATGGCATGATCATCTTTGGTGACAACCCCAAGTACATTGCCTTTGAGAACACGTCTTAGTGAGTAGTTTCTTATGTCtaatcttggacctcttcgctactttcttgggattgaggtttcttctacctctgatggcttctttatttcccaagaaaagtatatctaggatcttcttgctcgtgctgctcttactgatgaGCGCATTATTCagactcccatggagctcaatgttcgCCTCCATGCTTCTAATGGTGACCCCATGTCTGATCCGACGCCTATCGTCAttttgttgggagtcttgtctatgtAGTTGTCACTCGTCTGGATATCTCCTATCCTGTCCATATTTTTAGTCAGTTTGTTTCTGCTCCCACTTCAATTCACTATATCACCTCCTTCGGGTTCTCTTCATGGCACGATCCCTCACCGTCTTCTCTTTCCCTGCTTCAGTTCGTTACAACTTCAGGCCTATTTGGATGCCACATGGGCTGGTGATCCCTCGTATCAACGTCACTTTCTGCTTACtatgtttttcttggtggttctcttattgcctggaagatGAAAAAATAAACTGCAGTTTCCCATTCGAGTGCAGAGACTGAGTTGtgagctatggctcttttgacggcaagGGTAACTTGGTCACGATGGTTACTTCACGAGTTTGGTGTTTATGTTACCACACCTACTCCACTCTTGTCTATCAACATTGTATGCGACCctatgaagcatgagctcaccaatcacattggtgttgatgcttctttgtgagtgttggtgtgcaggatcaggttattgctcttcagtatgtgtcTTCCCAATTACAGTTGACGGATTTCTTTACAAAGGCCCAGACTAGAGTGCAACATGGTTTCTCTCTCTCCAAACTCAAGTGTTGTTGATCCACCCTGAGGctgacgcggggggggggggggggtggcgtcgAGTTTTATATTTTCCGTGTAATATCTCATTGTTTAAGAGTTTTCCTGCATATTTACCATagctgtacatgtatatatatcggcccaCGGCCACCAAAAAGTACAAGTTGCTATTTCCCTAACAGGAACCACTTACACATCATCCATTTATAAGGACTACCTAGACTTCCTGACTGAACCTGGCTTATAGATTGACAGGACTCACCTAGAAGGATTTAACCTGGTCACCTGGACAAGGATGGCTAATTGACTACTTACACATTGGAATTCACTTCCTAATTCCATGGACTTATCTCTAAACCAATTCCGAATCTATTATTCATGGATATAATCTAGGTGTCAACTTCTCCCTGAAAGCTGCAAGCTAGCCGCTAGTATTGGTCACATCCTGCCCCTACATGTATGTGCTGTTGCTGATGCTCATGGCCTATGTCCACAAGCACAACAATGAAATGGATGGTACGACACGTTCTGGCACTGATCCAACTGCCTCATGGATACAAGCATGCACAGCAAGAAACAACAAATATAGCAgcttaagagcatctacagccgggcgcctCAAACAGCCCTCAAATGCCCAGGCGGACGGCCCGATCACTGACCGGTCAAAAAAAAAAGCGATTCAGACTGGCGCCTCAAACGCCCGGactgaccgacacccctcatatccagcctaaaTCTGGGGCAGACATGGGGAGGTTCGGGCACGACCACCATGTCGGACTAGACAACCCGGCTCCATCACAAATTGCACCAAATTCACCAAACCCACCGCGCTCCTCCCTCCCACAAATTCCCATGTCCGATCCCTTGTCGTCGGCCACCCTTGCTCCCCCATCCTCGCCGCCCTAGATGTCGTCCAGCCCGTCCCCCACCACTGTCATGGAGGTTGTGTTTACATCGTCCGTGGGTCTCGCGTCCTTGGCTTTGTCCCGCAAGCCAGAGAACATCGCCCAGAGGGACCGGCGATGGAGGCAGCGGGAGAGGGAAGCGGACCTCGAGGGGGCGTCTATGACTCGCCGCCGCTCGTTTGGTCGCGTACAGGCCCGACACCGGTGGCGCATCGGCTGCCCACGCCCTGTTCGACGGAATGACATAGCAGGACTCGGTACGTTTACTTTGCTCCTCTTCCGATCAACTTTGCATATGTGATGATCAATGTTTTGCATAGACCTTTAGTTCATTTGAAATCATGATAATTGTAGGAATTGATCACGTCGACATGATCAATGGTAATCATGATCCGACCCAAATGCAGTATGAGTTGGGGGATCCAGCTTGTCCTATGTTTGAAGTCGGCGGCACATCAAACCCCAATCCGAACAAGAAAAAGGGAAAGATGCCCAAGGCAAGAGGTCCGGCATTCACAACTTTTGAGGACATCTTGTTGGTTAAATCTTGGTTGGCCACAACATTGGACCTCATACATAGCACGGAGCAAAAAGGCAATCGGTATTGGGAGAAGATCCACAAGCACTATCATGAACACAAGCATTATGTGGAGCCGCATCCTATCGCTACCAACCGCAATGTGGCATCTCTCCAACATCCATCGGGGATAATTAAAGGGGAAGTGAACAAATACGTCGGCTACTATGCACAAGTGCTTGGCCGCCCTCAAAGTGGGATGGGTATGTCCACTCACGTAAGCATAATCACTTCATTTTGTCATAGTTTGAATTGCTTGTATTTTTTGTTGCATTCTCATCGTTATACATGCATTGTTTGCTAGATGATGGTGGCGGCCATTATGTATCAAGAGACGGAGAAGAAGATATTCGGTTTTAGCCATTGTTGGGTGCTATTGAATGGCAAACCAAAGTGGACACAATTTGTGGCCGATCTCAAGGCCGGCAAGAGGAAGAATGATGGCTCAAGCTCCCACCAATCAATTGGGTTAGACATTAGACGACGAAGAGGAAGAAATTGTAGGGGAGAATGGAAGAGCCACCGTGCCAAAGGATAACCGGCAAGTGATGGGAAACAAATAGGAGAAGGCGAGGGCCTCTCGTGATGCTGTGGCTATAAAAATGTCCTCCACTTGGACGGGCATTTTTTCCGTAAGGGAGAGCAAGAAAGAGGAgaggtacaagctcatgttggATGCACAAAAAGAGAGGATGGATTGGGACCAGGAGAGGGCGTTCAAGAAGCTGCAAATTGAGGGACAAGATCGAGTTGGAGAAGAGCGAAGCGGTGATCAAATGGAAGATGGAGAAGGCCCAGACATTTGGAGAAATTGAGCTTGAGAATAAGAGGTTGCAACTTGCTCGAGACGCGGAGGATGCCACGATAATGTTGACGGACGAAAGTACCTTGGATGAGCATGCAAAGAAGTGACTTGTGGGAATGAAGGAGATCAACGAACGTAAGGACTACGAAGCAAAGATGATTGCGGAGCAGGAGGCAAGgctggccgcggaggaggaggcaaGGTTGGCCACGGAGGAGGAGGCATGGATGGTGTCCGGCGAGTGATCCGGCCAGCGAGCGATCTCTCATGCTCGGACTTCAATTACATTTTGGCATGTCCGGACTATCGAACTATGATTTATTTTGCTTTGTCGCATTTGGTAAATTGTTGAATTGTGATGAATTTGTGCTCTATGATCGACGTACATACGAGGAGTCTGGCTGTCCGGCAGGCCAAATGAGGGGCCGCCCGGCGCCGTCTACAGATGCGCCCGCGGGCATATAGGGAGACGGATCTGCCaaatccggctgtagatgctctaataggAACGGGTCAGAGACATTAGCATATCTGCAATCTCTATCAACTTCGCAACATTAGCATATCTGCAAATGTGCAGAAAGCATAATCCCCATACCAACATGCCATTCCAAGAAGAAACAAACAAATAAGGCTAAAATGCCTTATAGGATCTTGAACTTTTTTGAACAGTCAACAAGTCCATAAACTTATACAACAAGATTAATAATATGGGGCTGTATATCCATCAGATGAACGAAATTTTTCAAAACGTCAACTTTTGTGTATTAGCCCATAATACTAGAATAGAAAAAACAAAATCAATATTTTATAAAAGATAAAAATAAACAATTACTGAAACAAAAAATATATTTACAATATATAGAATTTCTGGAGAAGTTTTACTCTGATAGAGAAAAACAAGTAGAATATTATATATACAGGATAAAAACTAAACCAGAAATTTTAGTTTGCAGAAGTTGCACACTTTGTACAAAATTTGCACTATGCCGTAAAACATGCAAGAACTAGTATAAAAAGTGCAGTTCAGACCAACCAAGGAGCAATTTTAGGTGGCTCAGATTTACGAAAATTTCAGGCAACTGAGAATTAGCAAATTCGTAATAATATACCTCTTTGTAAATTCTTGCTGCAAGATAATAGTTCCCGTTCTTGAACGCCTCATGCGCTTTAGATTTTGCACTAGTAAGCATGGCTTTCTGAAACATTGAGAGCAACCAAATGATATAAAAAGATTCATTACCACACCTTATCCCTTCCCACATGTTATAACTACTTTCTCCCTGAATCAATGCAATATCTCATCTCAATATCTACCATGTATAAAGTGGTCATGAATATTAAACCTCCTGTCACGCGGTTTatccataaaaataataataaagctTAGTATCCCCAGTTGGAAGAATTGTTTGATTTGTTTCAACTTCTACATGATTCTACTGTGATCCAACCCAAATTACTGATAGAAGTTAGTCTGACTTATCTCAAATTCACACATTTCAAATGTTCTCTTATCTGCATTGCTTATGACCCAATCTTGCATCCTCTACATCCCCAAGGACAACAAAGCCTTCAGTCACAAGCAAGTTGGAATAGGCTACCTCTGCAGAATCCCCACAGATCATAATCTCATCACTTAAAACTAGTATTTCTTCTTCGCCAATTTATTAGACATTATTTTACCTTAGTTGTTAAATGCTCATCTCTGTCCAAACTGATTTAAAATCAACACGGGGTGTTAACCCTGGCTAGGTTAGTCCTTGCAAGATTCAGAAGAGGTCAAACACATAACCACAGGGATACCAGTAAATCACTATGCACGTTGCATATTACAAACCTAACATGCAATGTGCCGTCAAAGTCATGTCAGAAAGACTATACGGTTTACAAGCTTAACAGAACAGATCAAGGTAAATATTTAAACTGCTTTCAACAAAACTGTATTGCTCCCAAATGATTAGTATGCAACACAATATTTTCATTTCACCGGCTCATAGGTCATAGTTAAGAAAAGCATGCACCAATAAGACTGGCGCACACTTAACATGCATGGTCAATACAATTCTTAGCCACCAATTGTAGTCAAAATTTCAAATAGTCACAGAGAAAGAGTGGGCAATGAATTTCAAGCACATTTCTGAAGTAACAGCAATGAATTTAAGAAACCCCAAACTGGGAAGGTCTCTGTCTGAAAGCTAACAGCCAACATACACAGTTGCACACAAACCATTTAAATAAATATAATAATGGTACTCAAATTATACCTTCACTGGACGCACTGATTTTACATGCCTAATGATCCCATCTACACTCCAGTCACGTACATTTGGAATACGAGAAGTGACCGGAAATAGAATCTCAACATCTTCACGCCTACCAGAGCGGGCAGCAATTTCAATAGGAGCTCGTCCTAACTGCCATGATAACAAGCAGGATTAACTTCACTCAGTATTTGGCAATGGAAAACGACAAACTTGCAGTATGCAAGACATATGAGCAACCATCGGGCACATACACATGGTATGAAATAAAATAAATTCTAGAGATCAGCATAACATTAAGTGCTACAAAAGCCATGTAGTGTATCTTATATTGTAGCAATGAGCACATAAACATGTGATAGGACAGCAACCAAAACTCAAGAACTATATTGTTAACATATGTGATCTAATACTACCCTGACAACTTCTAGGATGAAACAGAGAGGTAGTAACTCTTCCTGGTATTTGCAACCTCTGCttcatttttcctccaaaatggtaAGAACAACTGTTATATTTTTTATCCCAACAACCCAAAGAAGTTCTTTACAAGTTCCATGTAGAAAATTTTGTTCGAAGTGGAAACTCTAAGGTATGTTCTTCCAATCTAGTAGATAGCCTAGAACCATCACGTGCCTCTCCAAATAATAAAATAGAACAGGGGACTGAATTTCAAATGTAGCTTTGATGTTTCATGTATTTTATTCCTATTAGGATAAATCTAGACACCCAAAATAGACCTGCCAATAAGCAAATTCATCCAGATGTTTGTCTCAAGTTAACAGTTTGAAATGGAAAACCAAAAATGAACTTTTACTAGAATATCTTATATTAGGTATAGACACAAAAGCATGCATGTAACAACAAGGTACAACAGCTTACACTGTCAGGAACATTAGCATCCGCACCAGCCAGAACTAAGCACTTCAGGATTTCAGTTGAGCCACTAATGGCAGCAATGATCAATGGTGTCTCTTTACAATTACCATCCACATCAGCACCAGCCTAACAATAAAAATCTGGGTTATATGCTTCATACAACACACATACAAATTGCGTCATAATCATTTGAAGAAAAACAAAGAATTTAGTTGAGTAACATCCTCTTCTTTTCTTTTGAGAATGCATCCTCTTTTTTCATTATTACATAATGTGTAAGTTGATGTACGAAGTAACATAACTCAAGCAGGAGCTTCACACATTTCAGTGAGTGCACAACAGTAGCAATAGCAAGAGCTGTATAACCAGTACCACCCAAAGCTATCTTATGCTGTTGAGAGACTAAGAAATTAGAAATTGCGTATAACTAGAACTAGCATATAATAAATAGCAGATATAACCATGTTACTGTGAGTAAAAACTTATGTCAAAAAGATGAAATAACAAAATTAGCATACACAAACATTGCAAAAGTAAATGAATTAGCTTCTCATATTATCTATGGAAGTTGGTGAATCCTCATCATCCGTGATCCTTCTGGGACATCTGTGACCATTCCTAAAAATGCATACGAAAGAGAAGTAGAAAAAGAAGGGCACGGCTGAGTTTCCAGCACAGTAAATCCATGGACATACAAGAGGCAAAGCTAGATCTTAACAGTTATTGTGCATTGAACGTCAAGCACTAATAAAAATATAGGAACGCTGCAAAGCAAGATCTTAGCGATGAACACACTAGAGTGATACCATGTTAAATCATTGGTAAGCATGCTGAATTCAAGTTGTCAGACATATCATGCAACGATGGTAGCAACTGAGATTATGCATGGATAATGCCGAATGGTGCTCGGAAGCATTTGCCGCCTTCTCAAATAATTTTTTTCGTTCTTCAAAATATTCTCACATGTAGATGACTCCTTATCATGTTCAAATTTCATGTTTTATGAAAAAGTTTGTGTCTTTCTATTGGCGTTGAAAAAAAACAAGCACCTAAAAAATGCCTTTTTAGCTCCTGATTCCTGTGTTTTCatgcaaactactccctccgtatcaaaatataagatgtttttaggctagtttagcctacaaaaacgtcttatatttcggTACAGAGGTAGTACAAGTCAAGAACAAAATTACTAGCACTTGAGGGTACATGATTCACGCGTATATACATGCAATATTTTTATTCTTTGAATTTTGGACGAAAAAAAAGAACATGTAGCTCGGGTGCTGAAAATCTGTCTCCAGTTATGCATATGCTAGGAAAAAGAAGCATGTTGTACAGCCAAGTCTCTAGAATCCACCAACCTAAAAAAAAGGCTTCTACACTCCACCTGGTCACTGGTGGAATGTGTGCAGTGAAGCAGGGAAAATTGGTGGCTCGGCGCTCAAAAGGATACTAAGGGTTGATTAGTAGATGAGAGAAAATGAATGAGAATATGGTTTGAAAACTGGAGCAGGTGAAGAGCCAGACTCCACCTGATTATAGCTTATAGCTAGAAGGAATAAAAACAACAAGTGCAACATGACAAAGCCAGCCACATGAAAAAAAACTCAAATAGGATAAAGTTGATGGATAGGGAAACACTGAAATAAGTATATAAAAAGACTATATTGTCGATCTTACCATTCCAAATAGCATGAAGgttcagaaaaagaaaagatgggagTGACACTTACGTCTGCATGGTGGTCTAGCAAAACTTTCACAATATCATCCCGCCCATCACGGGCAGCAGAATGCAGTGCCGTCCCACCAAGATGTAGTGCATCAACATAAGCTCCACTGGAGAGTAAGAGCTCAACTATTTCACAGCTTCCTGGATAAAAATAATACAGGATATGTTTTAGTCAACTGTAGATTTTTGTTGTAAGTCCTTGTATTCAGGCCATCCTATCTAACAATGTGCTAAGAAACTTCATAAGAAACAAGTCTAAATTAAAGGACATACTGAAATACAGAGTCAATATGTCTTGCGAATTGATTGAGTGAGTATGCATGATGTGGACAAAAGGGCATTTCAAAAAAATTGGACTTGGCTAAAATAAATTAACAATGTCATGAAAAAAACAGATGGCCTGCTAGTTATATTTTCTCCATGATATGACGTCTATGGGGGGGAAAGGAAGAACTTTCGCATACAGCCAGCACCATACTCACTTTCCTCGGATATTTGCCACTATAAAGAATATTTGGTCAGAAATCTTTACTCCGTGTCTCACGGATATATAGGTCCTCGCTCCTCACGCAGTAGTACACAGGGAGATGAAGAACAATTTATGAATGATGAGTGTATGCAATAGATACTTATGCGTAGAGATCGATACTACCTGCTGCAGCAGCAAGGTGGAGGGGAGTACTCCCACTGTCGTTGAGCTTCATTGTAGCAGCACCTTGATCAAGAAAGTAGCGCACCAAATCCACATTCTGACGGCCAATCGCAACAGTCAAAGGCGTTTCGCCTGTCAGGGACAACAGAGCAGAGAAGCTTAGCACAAATTCAGCCCATCCAAACGAACAACTGCCTGGATTGAATGAACGAGAGCCACTGC
Proteins encoded:
- the LOC123096847 gene encoding ankyrin repeat and SAM domain-containing protein 1A encodes the protein MAPQPPLFPPAAFDRGGGGLPSWDPSRTSNPSFDQGFLKAAFDGELHLVKKAARVVGRGAEGSRLAEKMGAVRDGYGMGLLHTAALGGSLSVCRYLVEDIRLDVDDVGPMGETPLTVAIGRQNVDLVRYFLDQGAATMKLNDSGSTPLHLAAAAGSCEIVELLLSSGAYVDALHLGGTALHSAARDGRDDIVKVLLDHHADAGADVDGNCKETPLIIAAISGSTEILKCLVLAGADANVPDSLGRAPIEIAARSGRREDVEILFPVTSRIPNVRDWSVDGIIRHVKSVRPVKKAMLTSAKSKAHEAFKNGNYYLAARIYKEAMALDPGNATLLSNRSLCWLRLGDAKNALNDAQACSMMRPGWPKASYRQGTALMLLKDYEKACDAFLDGLKLELGNVELEDGLRQALESLKIYCSSPGQD